A genomic stretch from Aminobacter aminovorans includes:
- a CDS encoding polysaccharide deacetylase family protein, with the protein MRMLGRFLIGVGFAALMGSSASAALLEPRLHLRPSAEATPRVALTLDACGGKTDARILSALVDNKIPATIFVTGKWLKRNAEALAVMRAHPELFELENHGAEHVPAVDTPRSIYGLKSAGSTEAVQAEVVAGALALTERGGPAPKWFRGATAQYSKSSIALIRSLGFRIAGYSINGDGGSLLGARETERRVSSAKDGDVIIAHINQPTHAAGGGLVKGLLALKARGYAFVRLDDVEDDGTDDTTN; encoded by the coding sequence ATGCGCATGCTCGGCAGGTTTTTGATTGGCGTCGGTTTCGCGGCGCTGATGGGGTCTTCAGCTTCGGCCGCACTTCTCGAACCGCGGTTGCACCTCAGGCCTTCCGCCGAAGCTACGCCCCGCGTGGCGCTGACGCTGGATGCCTGCGGCGGCAAGACCGACGCCCGCATCCTCTCGGCACTCGTCGACAACAAGATACCGGCGACGATCTTCGTCACCGGCAAGTGGTTGAAGCGCAACGCCGAGGCGCTCGCCGTCATGCGGGCGCATCCCGAGTTGTTCGAGCTGGAGAATCACGGCGCCGAGCACGTTCCGGCGGTCGACACGCCGCGCAGCATCTATGGACTGAAAAGCGCCGGCAGCACCGAGGCCGTGCAGGCCGAGGTCGTGGCCGGCGCGCTGGCCCTGACCGAGCGCGGCGGGCCGGCGCCGAAATGGTTCCGCGGCGCCACCGCGCAATACAGCAAGTCATCGATCGCACTGATCCGCAGTCTTGGCTTCAGGATTGCCGGCTATTCGATCAATGGCGACGGCGGCTCGCTGCTTGGCGCACGCGAGACCGAGCGCCGCGTTTCCTCAGCCAAGGATGGCGACGTCATCATCGCCCACATCAACCAGCCGACCCACGCTGCGGGCGGCGGGCTGGTCAAGGGTTTGCTGGCCCTTAAGGCGAGGGGTTACGCCTTTGTGCGACTGGACGATGTCGAGGATGACGGCACCGACGACACCACGAACTGA